In a genomic window of Weissella tructae:
- a CDS encoding YdcF family protein produces the protein MVEEIQNTMQMYGPAMLIAWGITAVIGVMLYFSFKSNKLRLLNGGLATLLVLSFGISMTGSIVIIGNPLLTGAWFMLALVVLLIILAISAMLGVLLLWNAILVWRREAHTLSNSLTLIIAIYVLLSPLLFNWFDAHLNYMVAGGIRIISGVIIGYFVFWMINFTMSFLLYVLFRPKLDQKYIIVLGAGLLNGTELSNLLKSRIDVALKFAQRQVDKGGEKPLIILSGGQGPDEDIPEGRAMREYALSTGYPADLLIAEEESKTTTENMIYSKKIVEANDLPLDGGIFATSDYHVFRAAGNARIAGLTIDGIGARTRRYFVYNALLREYIALLSGHKLFHAVSLTALIIFNIIFVVM, from the coding sequence ATGGTAGAAGAAATACAAAATACAATGCAGATGTACGGACCAGCGATGTTAATCGCGTGGGGGATTACAGCTGTAATTGGTGTCATGCTTTATTTTAGTTTTAAATCAAATAAGTTACGTCTATTAAATGGTGGACTAGCAACGCTATTGGTGTTGAGTTTTGGGATTAGTATGACGGGATCAATCGTTATTATTGGTAATCCATTACTAACTGGCGCGTGGTTCATGCTAGCGCTGGTGGTCTTACTAATTATCTTAGCGATTTCTGCGATGTTAGGAGTGCTGCTCCTATGGAACGCGATTCTAGTGTGGCGTCGTGAAGCGCACACGTTAAGTAATTCATTAACGTTGATTATTGCGATTTACGTCCTATTGTCACCATTATTGTTTAATTGGTTTGATGCACACTTAAACTACATGGTCGCAGGTGGTATCCGCATTATTAGTGGTGTTATTATTGGTTACTTCGTCTTCTGGATGATTAACTTTACGATGTCATTCTTACTTTATGTCTTATTTAGACCAAAGTTAGATCAAAAATACATTATTGTTTTGGGTGCTGGGTTACTAAACGGTACTGAGCTATCAAACTTGCTAAAGTCTCGAATTGATGTTGCTTTGAAGTTTGCACAACGCCAAGTAGATAAGGGTGGTGAAAAGCCACTAATCATTCTATCTGGTGGACAAGGACCGGATGAAGATATTCCAGAAGGACGTGCAATGCGCGAATATGCTTTAAGCACTGGGTATCCAGCTGATTTGTTAATTGCCGAAGAAGAATCTAAAACAACCACAGAAAATATGATTTACTCTAAAAAAATCGTTGAAGCAAATGATCTACCATTAGATGGTGGTATCTTTGCCACAAGTGATTATCATGTTTTCCGTGCAGCGGGTAATGCACGTATCGCCGGGTTAACAATTGATGGTATTGGCGCACGTACACGTCGTTACTTTGTCTATAAT
- the thiD gene encoding bifunctional hydroxymethylpyrimidine kinase/phosphomethylpyrimidine kinase: protein MALAEIPQVLTIAGIDSSGGAGVNADTRLFALEHVYAATVITGVTAQNTYGVQALAPTEKDLLVAQLDAVFSDLDIKAMKTGALFDAQVVQTLVDYLPKVSEIPLVIDPVMVAKGGAKLLSDEAIQLLTHKLLPFAYLVTPNTAEAEVMTGIRIDDEADMLRAAEMIQALGVKNVLIKGGHMTGDTVADLLYTEAGQIYWYTNPRFETIRTHGTGDTLSAFITAHLAKGQELPDILAQATDYMSVVIQQGINVGHGHGPLNLWAEKE from the coding sequence ATGGCATTAGCCGAAATTCCACAAGTTTTAACTATTGCCGGAATTGATTCCAGTGGTGGTGCTGGGGTGAATGCGGACACAAGACTATTCGCTCTTGAGCATGTTTACGCGGCAACGGTGATTACCGGTGTAACGGCGCAAAATACGTATGGCGTCCAAGCGTTGGCACCAACAGAAAAGGATTTGTTAGTCGCACAATTAGATGCGGTGTTTTCTGACTTAGATATTAAGGCGATGAAGACAGGCGCTTTATTTGATGCACAAGTCGTGCAAACGCTGGTAGATTATTTGCCGAAAGTATCAGAGATACCATTGGTAATTGATCCAGTAATGGTGGCAAAAGGTGGTGCCAAGTTATTATCTGATGAAGCAATTCAATTATTAACCCATAAACTATTACCTTTTGCCTATTTAGTCACACCTAATACGGCTGAGGCAGAAGTGATGACTGGTATCCGCATAGATGATGAAGCAGATATGCTTCGTGCGGCTGAAATGATTCAAGCATTGGGAGTCAAGAATGTCTTAATCAAAGGTGGTCATATGACTGGAGATACAGTGGCTGATTTATTGTACACCGAAGCTGGTCAAATTTATTGGTACACGAATCCACGATTTGAAACCATTCGTACGCATGGAACCGGTGATACATTGTCTGCCTTTATTACAGCGCATCTAGCTAAAGGTCAGGAATTACCAGACATTTTAGCTCAGGCGACCGATTATATGTCAGTGGTGATTCAACAGGGGATTAACGTTGGTCATGGGCACGGGCCTTTGAACTTATGGGCAGAGAAAGAATAG
- the thiE gene encoding thiamine phosphate synthase has protein sequence MNRNILALYGIAGPQNFKDTTKADALTRMKDIIASGITAFQYRDKGTTWESSAERVSYVQELRDYAKHQGVPFIINDDVALALAVGADGIHVGQNDMKLEDFLQMIPTDMYVGLSINTLTEMQDVLNPRIDYLGLGPIYPTLTKKDATPSIGVPAIPAYLDVNRLGLPIVGIGGISLDNMAELKTAGLDGVAVISLLTEAPDLARTLTEMTHIWENTSNGTDTK, from the coding sequence ATGAACAGAAATATTTTGGCATTGTACGGTATTGCCGGTCCACAGAATTTTAAGGACACAACGAAAGCAGACGCATTAACGAGAATGAAAGACATTATTGCGAGTGGGATTACGGCGTTTCAATACCGCGATAAGGGAACGACTTGGGAGAGTTCAGCTGAACGCGTATCATACGTTCAAGAATTACGTGATTACGCTAAGCACCAAGGCGTACCATTCATTATTAACGATGATGTTGCATTAGCATTGGCCGTGGGAGCGGACGGTATTCATGTTGGTCAGAATGATATGAAGTTGGAAGATTTTTTACAAATGATTCCAACGGATATGTATGTGGGATTGTCGATTAATACGCTAACAGAAATGCAGGATGTGTTAAATCCGCGCATAGATTATTTGGGATTGGGACCAATTTATCCAACGTTGACTAAAAAAGACGCGACACCAAGTATTGGTGTTCCCGCAATTCCGGCGTATTTAGATGTCAATCGTCTAGGCTTACCAATTGTTGGGATTGGGGGTATCTCTTTAGATAATATGGCCGAATTAAAAACAGCTGGATTGGATGGTGTCGCGGTGATTTCGCTCTTAACAGAGGCACCTGATTTAGCACGGACACTGACAGAAATGACACATATTTGGGAGAATACGAGTAATGGAACAGATACAAAATAA
- the thiM gene encoding hydroxyethylthiazole kinase has protein sequence MQLRDKIKTEKPLVLNLANSVTPQRVADVVSMLGGSPLVTETSHETDELLAISKALVINIGTITDEQLSTMIKAGIRANELHIPVILDPVAVHMPYRSRCVQQLAESVHFDYIRGNSAEIAWFANEESQATGIDALDDDINVATVKNAAQTTGAIIVQSGPVDVISDGTQTVSIDYNNPALATNVGAGDMLSAVVATFASVADDPFEAAYVAALNMKLAGQNTTALVGDDRPGSYMPAFFDAIYRLQDTDIAEGVMTWH, from the coding sequence ATGCAATTACGCGACAAGATTAAGACAGAGAAGCCATTGGTGTTGAATTTGGCGAATTCTGTGACACCTCAACGTGTCGCAGATGTGGTAAGTATGTTGGGTGGGAGTCCGTTAGTCACAGAAACAAGTCATGAAACTGATGAACTATTAGCGATTTCAAAAGCATTGGTGATCAATATTGGGACAATTACTGATGAGCAATTAAGTACGATGATTAAAGCGGGAATCCGCGCAAATGAATTACATATTCCGGTTATTTTGGATCCTGTCGCGGTACACATGCCATACCGTAGTCGTTGTGTCCAACAATTAGCAGAATCGGTCCATTTCGATTACATCCGTGGAAACTCAGCGGAAATTGCCTGGTTTGCCAATGAAGAAAGTCAAGCAACCGGTATTGATGCCTTAGACGACGATATTAATGTCGCAACCGTCAAAAATGCAGCGCAAACAACAGGCGCGATTATTGTACAATCCGGACCAGTAGATGTCATTAGTGATGGGACACAAACGGTAAGTATTGACTACAATAACCCAGCATTAGCCACGAATGTGGGTGCGGGGGATATGTTGAGTGCAGTCGTTGCGACATTTGCGAGTGTGGCAGATGATCCATTTGAAGCAGCTTATGTGGCTGCATTGAATATGAAATTGGCTGGTCAAAATACAACGGCGCTTGTTGGTGATGACCGTCCAGGATCATATATGCCTGCTTTTTTTGATGCCATTTACCGCTTACAAGATACAGACATAGCAGAAGGAGTCATGACATGGCATTAG
- a CDS encoding transcriptional regulator: MEQIQNKWMDRISQCRYVQGIQYNTLTQRQRNYYVAQDHYYLEIFGAAFDEVNRILDSLGLLSEVQSVDESDAHQALKPNDGWKQEVIGDVSKAYTGYIQEIMQTGDDLQKVLVMLPCLESYYLLAAGMKNDGETSDEYKGWIDYYTQSAYIGQVSRYRQGIVELVKGSRTEARITPADLQVYEQAYQHEYDFWEQCVV; encoded by the coding sequence ATGGAACAGATACAAAATAAATGGATGGATCGCATTTCGCAATGTCGATATGTGCAGGGGATTCAATACAATACGTTGACGCAACGCCAACGTAATTACTATGTGGCACAAGACCACTATTATTTAGAAATCTTCGGCGCAGCATTTGACGAGGTCAATCGTATTCTAGACAGCTTAGGCTTACTATCTGAAGTTCAATCTGTTGATGAATCAGATGCGCATCAAGCTTTGAAGCCAAATGATGGATGGAAACAGGAAGTCATTGGGGATGTTAGTAAGGCCTATACTGGATATATCCAAGAAATTATGCAAACTGGGGATGACTTGCAGAAGGTATTAGTGATGTTGCCATGTCTAGAATCTTATTATCTATTGGCCGCGGGCATGAAAAACGATGGTGAGACATCTGACGAATACAAAGGATGGATTGACTACTACACACAAAGTGCCTACATTGGACAAGTAAGTCGTTACCGTCAAGGGATTGTGGAATTAGTCAAAGGGAGTCGTACAGAAGCACGAATTACCCCCGCTGATTTACAGGTATACGAACAAGCGTATCAACATGAATATGACTTTTGGGAACAATGTGTTGTGTAA